From Sediminibacterium sp. TEGAF015, a single genomic window includes:
- a CDS encoding ABC transporter permease gives MNFPAYIAQKLAANQKQTFSRFIIRLSVGATAVGVAAMIITICFVNGFQQTVAQKVFNFWGHIRVQHFEPDKSLMAEELPISRNKEIEALLNNQKSILRHQAFATKSAVISYKKNIEGILLKGVESTYDSTLIKPFITEGKWLKFSDSVYSREIIVSKQIAGLLNIHINDTVTIYFVGNESTQTTYRKLKVAGLYKTGIEEYDKLFMLTDLRLIARLNQWEPDQIGGYEIFLNEGFQPDSANQVLQNDLPTEWMSRTVASIYPNIFDWLQIQNMNRDVIFIIMAIVAIINLVTCLLILILERTPMIGILKALGARDRQIIQIFLHHAGNIALKGVIWGFAVGMGLVLLQQSTGFIKLDESAYYVKEAPVLIVWWQIVLVCMATWLLSFIILLLPALLVKKIKPIEAIQFR, from the coding sequence TTGAATTTTCCAGCATATATCGCTCAGAAATTAGCTGCTAATCAAAAGCAAACTTTTTCCCGTTTTATTATTCGGTTGTCAGTTGGAGCAACTGCTGTTGGTGTTGCAGCCATGATTATTACCATTTGTTTTGTAAATGGATTTCAACAGACTGTTGCACAAAAAGTATTCAATTTCTGGGGACATATCAGGGTACAACATTTTGAACCCGACAAATCGCTTATGGCAGAAGAATTGCCGATTAGCCGCAACAAGGAAATAGAAGCATTGCTGAACAATCAGAAAAGTATTCTCAGACACCAGGCTTTTGCCACCAAATCTGCAGTTATTTCCTATAAAAAAAATATAGAAGGTATATTACTGAAGGGGGTTGAATCTACTTATGACAGCACTTTAATAAAGCCATTTATTACAGAAGGGAAATGGCTGAAGTTTTCAGACAGCGTTTATAGCAGGGAAATAATTGTTTCAAAACAGATAGCGGGCCTGCTGAATATTCACATTAATGACACCGTAACAATTTATTTTGTTGGTAATGAATCTACTCAAACTACTTACCGGAAATTAAAAGTTGCGGGGCTATATAAAACAGGAATTGAAGAATACGATAAGCTTTTCATGCTCACTGATCTTCGTTTAATTGCCAGGCTTAATCAGTGGGAACCTGATCAGATTGGAGGATATGAAATCTTTCTAAATGAAGGTTTTCAGCCAGACTCAGCAAATCAGGTTTTACAGAATGATTTACCAACAGAATGGATGAGCAGAACAGTTGCCTCTATTTATCCCAATATATTTGACTGGTTACAAATCCAGAATATGAACAGGGATGTAATATTTATCATCATGGCGATAGTAGCTATTATCAATCTGGTTACCTGCCTGCTGATTCTAATTTTGGAAAGGACTCCCATGATTGGTATTCTGAAAGCTTTGGGTGCAAGAGACCGACAGATAATTCAGATTTTTTTGCACCATGCAGGCAATATTGCATTAAAAGGCGTTATCTGGGGATTTGCAGTTGGTATGGGCTTGGTTCTCTTACAACAAAGCACTGGGTTTATCAAACTGGACGAATCGGCATATTACGTTAAAGAAGCACCGGTATTAATCGTCTGGTGGCAAATTGTATTAGTTTGTATGGCAACCTGGTTGCTGTCGTTTATCATTTTGCTTTTACCCGCTCTGCTGGTCAAAAAAATAAAGCCCATAGAGGCTATACAGTTCAGATAA
- a CDS encoding type IX secretion system plug protein, whose amino-acid sequence MMKLLYTMLLGLLSSSLMAQLKPDHIYQPNIKTPKLFPTNNQLGLPIIQLNAADQLELHFDDLGTYPKNYFYTFQLCNADWTEAQWSPFDYIRGFQQNRISQYRISSVAQVQYVHYQVNLPERSCIPTRSGNYILKVFQDADTSKLLFTKRFYVVDNKVGIAAQMQQPFNASQHRTHQKIQLSLNTSTLQTIQPQQIQTIILQNGRWDNASQKLVPSFIRGNILEYNAEQDCLFPAGKEYRWIDLRSLRFESDRIERISRTSIPVTVYAKTDAIRTGVRYLWYRDLNGFFEISTTESINPWWQSDYAEVEFTLATDNRQPLKQPVYLLGDFTGNQLSDSSIMEFDERKMVYYKRLTLKQGFYSYQYVVKDGPGQTSVSSYDFTEGNYWETENNYTILVYYRPFGGRHDELVGIRQINSIQPNLRL is encoded by the coding sequence ATGATGAAACTGTTATACACGATGCTACTGGGTTTATTAAGCAGTTCTTTGATGGCTCAGCTTAAACCGGATCATATATACCAACCCAATATTAAAACTCCAAAATTATTTCCAACGAATAATCAGCTGGGGCTTCCCATTATTCAATTGAATGCCGCTGATCAGCTGGAACTGCATTTTGATGATTTGGGTACTTATCCTAAAAATTACTTCTATACTTTCCAATTGTGCAACGCAGACTGGACAGAAGCACAATGGAGTCCATTCGATTACATACGTGGATTTCAGCAAAACAGAATCAGTCAGTACCGAATATCTTCTGTAGCACAGGTGCAATATGTACACTATCAAGTTAATTTGCCGGAGCGTTCCTGTATTCCAACCAGAAGTGGAAATTATATACTAAAGGTTTTTCAGGATGCAGATACTTCTAAATTATTGTTTACAAAACGATTTTATGTGGTTGATAATAAAGTTGGCATTGCGGCACAGATGCAACAGCCATTCAATGCATCTCAGCATAGGACCCATCAGAAAATTCAATTGTCTTTAAATACTTCTACACTTCAGACCATTCAGCCTCAACAGATTCAAACTATTATTTTACAGAATGGGAGATGGGACAATGCTTCACAAAAATTAGTTCCTTCCTTTATACGCGGGAACATACTTGAGTACAATGCCGAGCAGGATTGCCTATTTCCTGCAGGCAAAGAGTATCGATGGATTGATTTAAGGAGCTTACGCTTCGAGAGTGATAGAATAGAACGAATCAGCAGAACGAGTATTCCGGTTACAGTGTATGCCAAAACCGATGCAATCAGAACTGGTGTGCGGTATTTGTGGTACAGGGATTTAAATGGATTTTTTGAAATTTCAACTACTGAATCCATCAATCCATGGTGGCAATCTGATTACGCAGAAGTGGAATTTACGCTGGCAACAGACAATCGTCAGCCCCTTAAACAACCCGTATACTTGTTGGGTGATTTTACAGGAAACCAGTTAAGCGATAGCTCGATCATGGAATTTGACGAACGTAAAATGGTCTATTACAAGCGATTAACATTAAAGCAAGGTTTTTACAGTTATCAATATGTTGTTAAAGATGGCCCAGGTCAAACTTCCGTTTCCTCCTACGATTTCACAGAAGGAAATTACTGGGAAACGGAAAACAACTATACCATTCTTGTGTATTATCGTCCATTTGGCGGACGGCATGATGAATTGGTAGGTATTCGTCAAATCAATAGTATTCAACCTAATTTGAGACTTTAA
- a CDS encoding cold-shock protein — MDTQIQGTVKFFNEEKGFGFIKHDDSNKETFVHANGLIDQIEANDKVIFDVQEGRKGLNAVNVKRLS, encoded by the coding sequence ATGGACACACAAATTCAAGGAACTGTAAAGTTCTTTAACGAAGAAAAAGGTTTTGGTTTTATTAAGCATGATGATTCCAACAAAGAAACTTTTGTACATGCTAATGGTTTAATCGACCAGATTGAAGCTAACGATAAAGTTATCTTTGATGTGCAGGAAGGAAGAAAAGGTTTGAATGCAGTAAATGTAAAACGTTTAAGCTAG
- a CDS encoding purine-nucleoside phosphorylase produces MSVLMNQLKEAVAFISSKATQEANIGIVLGSGLGNLSKEIKVEVSIPYAEIPHFPVSTVEGHGGSLLFGELSGKKVWVMSGRFHFYEGYTPHQVTFPVRVMHLLGVKTLFLSNAAGGVNPSFKVGDLMVISDHISLFVVNPLLGKNEEELGTRFPDMSEPYSKDLIAKAMQIGAQNQIELKTGVYTGVTGPTFETRAEYKMIHALGGDAVGMSTVQENIVAVHCGIKVFATSVITDLGIREEENVITHEEVLEAATAAEPKLTLLFKELIRSL; encoded by the coding sequence ATGTCTGTTTTAATGAATCAACTGAAAGAGGCAGTAGCTTTTATTAGTTCAAAAGCGACCCAAGAGGCCAACATTGGTATAGTATTGGGTAGCGGTCTTGGTAATTTATCAAAGGAAATTAAAGTTGAAGTTTCTATACCTTATGCTGAAATACCCCATTTCCCTGTAAGTACTGTTGAAGGGCATGGTGGTAGTTTGTTGTTTGGAGAGCTGAGCGGGAAAAAAGTATGGGTGATGAGTGGCAGATTTCATTTTTATGAAGGATACACGCCGCACCAGGTAACTTTTCCTGTAAGGGTGATGCACTTGCTGGGCGTTAAAACTTTATTCCTTTCTAATGCAGCAGGTGGAGTTAATCCTTCTTTTAAAGTTGGGGATCTGATGGTAATTTCTGATCATATCAGTCTTTTTGTTGTGAACCCATTACTGGGTAAAAACGAAGAAGAACTGGGTACCCGCTTCCCTGATATGAGTGAACCTTACAGTAAGGATTTAATTGCTAAAGCAATGCAGATTGGAGCTCAGAACCAGATTGAATTAAAAACAGGTGTTTACACAGGGGTAACCGGGCCTACTTTTGAAACCAGGGCAGAATATAAAATGATTCATGCTTTAGGTGGGGATGCTGTAGGTATGAGTACAGTTCAGGAAAATATAGTAGCCGTACATTGCGGTATTAAAGTATTTGCTACAAGTGTAATAACAGATTTAGGCATCAGGGAGGAAGAAAATGTAATTACGCACGAGGAAGTTCTGGAAGCAGCAACAGCTGCAGAGCCAAAATTGACTTTATTATTCAAGGAATTGATTCGTAGTTTATAA
- a CDS encoding putative porin — protein MMKRSTILGLLMLLFVIADTEWGWSQGFRPGMGSFSSGGSMMQQMGGGKSKMDSLQKRDQYADSITIFYKSFDSTRNRSIDSSINDFTTRFPMPFTHYHLGNFGTAAKSMLFSPMMKTGFDAGFHTFDMYKFTLENTRFYQTTRPYTELGYLLGAKAEQLIDLKHTQNRKSNFNFGFEYRFSNSPGTLKNQNASHNNFRFTSHYQSNNRQYELFFLYISNKSSVSENGGLVDVKKLDSLALNDPYELETRLGRSGAAIRNPFNTSVSTGHLQKDNMLLIRHHYDLGKKDSLVTDSATYKIFYPRFRIEHTLKYQQQLGQFFDNNVDSLRYVNYFNYRTRNGQSFQFKDSWKILTNEFALISFPDKSNQSQFLKAAIAIQQISGNSDTINSIKLNNIYAIGEYRNRTKNQVWDLEAKGELYLNGFNAGDYSALLSMKRLLGKKIGFLNIGLHNVNRTPSFIFNAESTFPVQNRAGFNKENSIRFFGMYENPAKAVKVSAEYSVVSNYLYFDSFFAARQEATLFNVFQLGVFKKFSLSKHLNWYTEIHAQKTLGTAPVNLPLFITRNRLAFEGNFYTNLFLSTGLELRYNTPYKADGYSPLLGQFFYQNRQMFSNRPDIHAFLHFRIKSFKGFIRFENLNTLFSKVNLLSDQYPAQGVWNRIGIWWYFVN, from the coding sequence ATGATGAAGCGCAGCACCATTCTGGGATTACTAATGCTACTATTCGTTATTGCGGATACAGAATGGGGATGGTCGCAGGGTTTCAGACCGGGTATGGGGTCTTTCTCATCCGGAGGCAGTATGATGCAGCAAATGGGAGGAGGGAAATCAAAAATGGATTCTCTTCAAAAAAGAGACCAATACGCTGATTCAATTACCATTTTTTATAAGTCGTTTGATTCTACACGCAATCGATCAATCGATTCTTCGATCAATGATTTTACAACCAGATTCCCAATGCCATTTACCCACTATCACCTGGGTAATTTTGGAACGGCTGCCAAATCCATGTTATTTAGCCCTATGATGAAAACTGGCTTTGACGCTGGCTTTCATACATTTGATATGTACAAGTTCACGCTTGAAAATACCAGGTTTTATCAGACAACTAGGCCATATACAGAACTGGGTTATTTGTTAGGAGCCAAAGCAGAGCAGCTGATAGACTTAAAGCATACACAAAATCGGAAGTCCAATTTTAATTTTGGCTTCGAATACAGGTTCAGCAATTCTCCGGGTACGTTGAAAAATCAGAACGCCAGTCACAATAATTTTCGATTTACTTCACACTATCAGTCCAATAATAGACAGTATGAGCTTTTCTTTCTTTATATATCCAATAAGTCATCTGTCTCTGAAAACGGGGGGTTGGTAGATGTTAAAAAACTCGATAGTCTGGCTCTGAATGATCCCTATGAATTAGAAACAAGATTGGGAAGATCAGGAGCTGCTATCAGAAATCCATTTAATACCAGTGTAAGCACAGGGCATTTGCAGAAAGATAATATGCTGCTGATTCGTCATCATTATGACTTAGGTAAGAAAGATTCTCTGGTAACCGATTCAGCTACGTATAAAATTTTCTATCCCCGTTTTAGAATTGAACATACCTTAAAGTATCAGCAACAGCTTGGACAGTTTTTTGATAACAACGTGGATTCCTTGCGTTATGTCAATTACTTTAATTACAGAACGCGTAATGGGCAGAGTTTTCAATTCAAGGATAGCTGGAAAATACTAACCAATGAATTTGCTTTAATCAGTTTTCCTGATAAATCCAATCAAAGTCAGTTTCTGAAGGCAGCAATTGCCATACAACAGATTAGTGGCAATTCTGATACGATTAATTCAATCAAGCTGAATAATATTTATGCAATTGGGGAATATAGAAATAGAACTAAAAATCAGGTTTGGGATTTGGAAGCAAAAGGGGAGCTATACCTGAATGGATTTAATGCCGGAGATTACAGTGCACTGCTGAGTATGAAAAGATTATTAGGAAAGAAAATAGGATTTCTAAACATTGGATTGCATAATGTTAATAGAACGCCTTCCTTCATTTTTAATGCTGAAAGTACTTTCCCGGTTCAAAACAGAGCTGGATTTAATAAAGAAAATAGTATAAGGTTTTTTGGTATGTATGAAAATCCTGCAAAAGCGGTAAAAGTATCTGCTGAGTACAGTGTGGTTAGCAACTACTTGTATTTCGATAGTTTTTTTGCAGCCAGACAGGAAGCTACACTTTTTAATGTTTTTCAACTGGGTGTTTTTAAGAAGTTTTCGCTTTCTAAACACTTGAATTGGTATACGGAAATACATGCGCAAAAAACACTTGGAACTGCACCGGTTAATTTGCCATTATTCATTACAAGAAACAGATTGGCTTTTGAAGGAAATTTTTATACCAATTTATTCCTGTCTACGGGTTTAGAGTTGAGATACAATACTCCATATAAAGCAGACGGTTACAGTCCGCTCCTGGGTCAGTTTTTCTATCAGAATAGACAAATGTTCTCAAACAGACCCGACATTCATGCATTTCTACATTTCAGAATTAAAAGCTTTAAAGGATTTATCCGTTTTGAGAATCTGAACACTTTATTTTCAAAAGTGAATCTGCTATCTGATCAATACCCCGCACAAGGGGTATGGAATAGAATTGGAATCTGGTGGTATTTTGTAAATTAA
- a CDS encoding 4-hydroxy-3-methylbut-2-enyl diphosphate reductase has translation MKQFTIPNIYRSNFISRIKESRKAADKLKKDFSPTLVNLGPINIYLARHFGFCYGVENAIEIAFNTIEQNPGKRIFLLSEMIHNPQVNKDLIERGVQFLQDTYGKQIIPFESLQPDDVVIIPAFGTTLEIEALLKAKGIAIEKYNTTCPFVEKVWNRSEQIASKGYSIVVHGKPKHEETRATFSHASANTPTVIVNDMAETIELAKFMTGENNPEDFYTVFKGKYSEGFNVSTDLQKIGVVNQTTQLASDTQAISDYLKSVLINHYQLTSDTVANHFADTRDTLCYATNDNQSAVKGMLDTAADLAIVIGGHNSSNSSHLVELCEAKYPTYFIDGPDKLIDKDNLLHCNWQTKEFSHIKDYLPKKETINIVMTSGASCPDAVVEQVIRKLGMFYGIELNEAQN, from the coding sequence ATGAAGCAATTCACTATACCCAATATATACCGTAGCAACTTTATCAGCCGTATCAAGGAAAGCAGAAAAGCTGCAGATAAACTGAAAAAGGACTTTAGCCCTACACTTGTGAATTTGGGACCAATCAATATTTACCTCGCCAGGCATTTCGGATTTTGTTATGGAGTTGAAAATGCCATTGAAATAGCCTTTAATACGATAGAACAAAATCCAGGGAAAAGAATTTTTCTGCTAAGTGAAATGATTCACAATCCGCAGGTGAATAAGGATTTAATTGAGCGTGGAGTTCAATTTCTTCAGGACACCTACGGAAAACAGATTATCCCATTTGAGTCCTTACAACCAGACGATGTAGTAATAATACCAGCTTTTGGAACAACACTGGAAATTGAAGCTTTATTGAAAGCAAAGGGGATTGCCATAGAAAAATACAATACTACCTGTCCGTTTGTAGAAAAAGTATGGAACAGAAGTGAGCAAATTGCATCCAAAGGGTATAGCATTGTAGTACATGGCAAACCCAAACACGAAGAAACTAGAGCTACTTTTTCGCACGCCTCTGCCAATACCCCTACCGTTATAGTGAACGACATGGCAGAAACTATTGAATTAGCCAAATTCATGACCGGAGAAAATAATCCGGAAGATTTCTATACTGTTTTCAAAGGAAAATATTCAGAAGGATTCAATGTTTCAACTGACTTACAGAAGATTGGTGTAGTTAATCAAACCACCCAGCTGGCTTCAGATACACAAGCCATTTCTGATTATTTGAAATCGGTATTAATTAACCACTATCAATTAACAAGTGATACTGTTGCAAATCATTTTGCAGATACCAGAGATACCCTTTGTTATGCAACCAACGACAACCAGTCTGCTGTTAAAGGAATGCTGGATACAGCGGCTGACCTGGCTATCGTTATTGGAGGACATAATAGCAGCAATAGTTCTCATCTGGTAGAACTTTGCGAAGCCAAATATCCTACTTACTTTATAGATGGTCCTGATAAACTAATTGACAAGGACAATTTGCTTCATTGTAACTGGCAAACAAAGGAATTCAGCCATATCAAGGATTACCTTCCCAAAAAAGAAACCATCAATATTGTGATGACCAGTGGTGCAAGCTGTCCTGATGCAGTTGTTGAACAGGTTATCCGAAAACTAGGAATGTTTTATGGTATTGAGCTGAATGAAGCACAAAATTAA
- a CDS encoding pseudouridine synthase — translation MQYHYYILNKPCNMVSQFKSSHVVPLLGNVNFSFPEGIHAIGRLDQHSEGLLLLTTNKKVTRLLFQGTKPHFREYHVLVNSAVSNMQLEQLSNGVPIRTGNDTFYTTLPAKVCLVNPPVIQFNSDYIPSDRVPHNWISISLTEGKFHQVRKMLTAVGLKCKRLVRLRIENLHLGNLMPGGIQELSEQEFFDGLNISDY, via the coding sequence ATGCAGTACCATTACTACATATTGAACAAACCATGCAATATGGTTTCTCAATTCAAAAGCAGCCATGTTGTTCCTTTACTGGGGAATGTAAACTTCTCTTTTCCGGAAGGCATTCATGCCATTGGGAGACTCGATCAACATTCGGAAGGGCTTTTACTGTTAACAACCAATAAAAAAGTAACGAGGCTGTTGTTTCAGGGTACAAAGCCTCATTTTAGAGAGTATCATGTATTGGTTAATAGCGCTGTAAGCAATATGCAATTAGAACAGTTAAGCAATGGAGTTCCTATCCGAACAGGAAACGATACTTTCTACACTACCCTACCCGCTAAAGTTTGTCTGGTTAACCCACCCGTCATCCAATTTAACAGCGATTACATACCTTCAGACAGGGTTCCTCATAACTGGATAAGCATTAGTTTAACAGAAGGGAAATTTCATCAGGTCAGAAAAATGCTGACGGCAGTTGGATTAAAATGCAAGAGACTGGTTCGACTTCGTATAGAAAACCTTCATTTGGGCAATTTGATGCCTGGTGGAATTCAGGAGCTTAGTGAACAGGAATTCTTTGATGGACTCAATATCAGTGATTATTGA
- a CDS encoding HAMP domain-containing sensor histidine kinase: MIKTQLRNLSIRNKLFLSHFLILLITLLIIVISVKINDKRLMIHQMIGQLDKIRTHIGKQAEARQVFLTTDRFTESFYISGSSNSVYNYQQLVKQIDSSLIAINENKIATKPHIAEKLLSITRNIHAQEVFFERMVDSVKQLGIGEQGLMGAFLKHKKELKENRLISEADLNKLDQLSSDYFTKKSQSSAISFDSLARKLIFVYENNQTAEIILDEFRKTFVRIVKLERSIGGADEDGLQNELIKQSKSNDEQIAAALQSINQLYEEDLGRIELIFYGLIGVTLIAGLLLSYLISMEVTRPIIELNKATKEVVATKFKDDINPDFIDEMRMDEIGQLAINFNLAIRKIRRSIKIIQDKSESLQAKNQQLLENEETLKMISAQKDKFLSIISHDMRAPLSSIISFLDYYKDNFKNFSEAEIEFVSSNLNTHVKKVVEMLDGLLMWSRSQTGEIQMNLQPIDLAQIITDTIAILNQSAITKNIRIRPYIHSQLIWADKNMTAFIIRNIISNAIKFTNEGGIIDINTKRNKYNAFVIIKDSGVGMSPDALSKLFQDNVSYSTFGTANEKGIGLGLVLCKDFMNKMNGTIEIESLQGEGTTVNLLFPLVGRGD, from the coding sequence ATGATCAAAACCCAATTAAGGAACTTAAGTATAAGAAACAAGCTGTTTCTGTCTCATTTTCTGATTCTGCTGATTACACTCCTAATCATCGTGATTTCAGTAAAAATAAATGACAAAAGACTGATGATTCACCAAATGATTGGTCAATTGGATAAAATAAGAACCCATATTGGGAAACAAGCTGAAGCAAGACAGGTCTTTCTAACGACCGATCGTTTCACTGAAAGTTTTTATATTTCCGGAAGTTCTAATTCGGTATACAACTACCAGCAGCTGGTTAAACAAATTGACAGTAGTCTTATTGCGATAAATGAAAATAAAATTGCCACCAAACCACATATAGCCGAAAAACTATTATCCATCACCAGGAATATTCATGCACAGGAAGTCTTTTTTGAGCGAATGGTTGACTCCGTAAAACAACTGGGGATTGGGGAACAAGGATTAATGGGTGCTTTTTTGAAACACAAAAAAGAATTAAAGGAAAATCGTCTAATATCTGAAGCAGATTTAAACAAGCTGGATCAATTATCCAGTGACTACTTTACCAAGAAAAGCCAGTCCTCTGCCATTTCATTTGATTCACTAGCACGCAAACTCATATTTGTTTACGAGAATAATCAAACTGCTGAAATTATTCTGGATGAGTTCAGGAAAACATTTGTCCGTATTGTGAAGCTGGAAAGAAGTATAGGAGGTGCTGATGAAGATGGCCTGCAAAATGAATTAATAAAGCAGAGTAAAAGCAATGATGAACAAATAGCTGCTGCTTTACAATCTATCAACCAGTTATACGAAGAAGATCTTGGCAGAATAGAACTAATTTTTTACGGCTTAATTGGAGTAACACTTATAGCAGGATTATTATTGAGTTATTTGATTTCAATGGAAGTAACTCGCCCGATAATTGAACTGAATAAAGCCACCAAAGAAGTGGTGGCTACTAAATTCAAAGACGATATAAATCCCGATTTTATTGATGAAATGAGAATGGATGAAATTGGGCAGCTGGCTATTAATTTCAACCTAGCAATCCGGAAAATCAGAAGGTCTATTAAAATCATCCAAGATAAATCGGAAAGTCTACAAGCCAAAAATCAGCAATTACTCGAAAATGAAGAAACGCTGAAAATGATTAGCGCACAGAAGGATAAATTTTTATCTATCATTTCACATGATATGCGTGCACCTCTTAGCAGTATCATTAGTTTTCTAGATTATTACAAAGACAATTTTAAAAATTTCAGTGAAGCAGAAATCGAATTTGTATCAAGTAACCTTAATACACATGTAAAGAAAGTTGTGGAAATGCTGGACGGATTATTAATGTGGTCCAGATCACAAACAGGCGAAATTCAAATGAATCTTCAGCCGATTGATTTGGCTCAGATTATAACAGATACGATTGCGATTTTAAACCAAAGCGCAATTACGAAAAATATCAGAATAAGACCATATATCCATAGCCAGCTGATCTGGGCCGATAAAAATATGACGGCGTTTATCATAAGAAACATAATCAGCAATGCAATTAAATTTACCAATGAAGGTGGTATCATTGACATTAACACAAAGCGAAATAAATACAATGCATTTGTAATCATTAAAGATTCTGGTGTTGGTATGTCACCGGATGCCTTATCCAAATTGTTTCAGGACAATGTGAGTTACTCTACGTTTGGAACAGCCAATGAAAAAGGCATCGGCCTTGGACTGGTTTTATGCAAGGATTTTATGAATAAGATGAATGGCACTATTGAAATAGAAAGCTTACAGGGAGAAGGTACTACCGTCAATTTATTATTCCCATTAGTTGGCAGAGGCGATTGA